The Desulfomicrobium orale DSM 12838 genome includes a window with the following:
- a CDS encoding glycine cleavage system protein R — MKKFVLSVIGQDKPGILARISTILFSHGCNIEDVSQTILQTEFASIFVVLNPLDRPLETIGAELNSVLGGMGLSAHLRPMSVPAVPEDAPTQPFVITTRGLDKPGTISAVTTGIAALNCNVVNFRAIITQETGEDEMIMIFEVDVPPSVEHRHLRQKMQDVCAPLALTVSVQHRDIFETIHRI; from the coding sequence ATGAAAAAATTTGTGCTCTCGGTCATCGGCCAGGACAAACCGGGCATCCTGGCCAGAATATCGACCATTCTGTTCTCCCACGGCTGCAACATCGAGGATGTGAGCCAGACCATCCTGCAGACGGAGTTCGCATCCATCTTCGTCGTGCTGAACCCCCTCGACCGCCCGCTGGAAACCATCGGCGCGGAGCTGAACTCCGTTCTGGGCGGCATGGGACTGAGCGCCCATCTCCGGCCCATGAGCGTTCCGGCCGTTCCCGAAGACGCACCCACGCAGCCCTTTGTCATCACCACGCGCGGCCTGGACAAGCCGGGCACCATTTCCGCCGTGACCACGGGCATCGCCGCCCTGAACTGCAACGTGGTCAACTTCCGGGCCATCATCACCCAGGAAACCGGCGAGGACGAAATGATCATGATCTTCGAGGTTGACGTGCCCCCCAGCGTGGAACACCGCCATCTGCGGCAGAAGATGCAGGATGTCTGTGCGCCTCTGGCCCTGACCGTATCGGTGCAGCACCGGGATATATTTGAGACCATTCACCGCATCTAG
- the purT gene encoding formate-dependent phosphoribosylglycinamide formyltransferase, producing the protein MVSIGTPLSPSATRVLMLGAGELGKEVALELQRLGVEVVAVDRYENAPAMQVAHRGHCISMLDGEALRRIVRAERPHYIVPEIEAIATDTLGELEREGFTVVPTAGAVRLTMDREGIRRLAAEELKLRTSPYRFAETKEEYMAAVGEVGMPCVVKPVMSSSGKGQSVVRSGEDMDSAWAHAQEGGRAGQGRVIVEGFVDFDYEITLLTVRHTGGVSFCEPIGHFQQDGDYRQSWQPQPMSTAALDEARRMASAVTEALGGCGVFGVEFFVKGDTVFFSEVSPRPHDTGLVTLISQNLSEFALHARAILGLPVPAIRQYGPSASSVILAEGDSRRVVFENLDRALAEPDTDLRLFGKPGVSGRRRMGVAVARAETLDAALEKAGRAAAAVTVRL; encoded by the coding sequence ATGGTCAGTATCGGAACTCCTCTTTCTCCTTCGGCCACCAGAGTGCTCATGCTCGGCGCGGGCGAACTGGGCAAGGAAGTGGCCTTGGAGCTTCAGCGTCTGGGCGTGGAAGTCGTCGCAGTGGACCGCTACGAAAACGCCCCGGCCATGCAGGTGGCCCATCGCGGGCACTGCATATCCATGCTGGACGGCGAGGCCCTGCGCCGGATCGTCCGGGCCGAACGGCCCCATTACATCGTCCCGGAAATCGAGGCTATTGCCACGGATACGCTGGGGGAACTGGAGCGGGAAGGCTTCACCGTCGTGCCCACGGCCGGAGCCGTGCGGCTGACCATGGATCGGGAAGGCATCCGCAGGCTGGCGGCCGAAGAGCTGAAACTGCGGACTTCGCCGTACCGTTTCGCGGAAACCAAGGAAGAGTATATGGCCGCGGTCGGGGAAGTTGGAATGCCCTGCGTGGTCAAGCCGGTCATGAGCTCGTCGGGCAAGGGACAGTCCGTCGTCAGGAGCGGAGAAGATATGGATTCCGCTTGGGCGCACGCTCAGGAGGGCGGCCGGGCCGGGCAGGGCAGGGTTATCGTGGAGGGCTTTGTGGATTTCGACTACGAAATCACCCTGCTTACGGTGCGTCATACGGGCGGCGTCAGTTTTTGCGAGCCCATCGGCCATTTTCAGCAGGACGGGGACTACCGGCAGTCCTGGCAGCCTCAACCCATGAGTACAGCGGCTCTGGACGAGGCCCGGCGCATGGCTTCGGCCGTGACGGAAGCGCTGGGCGGATGCGGCGTCTTCGGAGTGGAATTTTTCGTCAAGGGCGACACGGTCTTTTTCAGCGAAGTTTCGCCGCGCCCTCACGATACGGGGCTGGTCACGCTCATTTCCCAGAACCTTTCAGAGTTCGCTCTGCACGCCAGAGCCATTCTGGGGCTGCCCGTTCCGGCCATCCGGCAGTACGGTCCCAGCGCTTCCAGCGTCATTCTGGCGGAGGGAGACTCCCGCCGGGTGGTGTTCGAGAACCTGGACCGGGCCCTGGCCGAGCCGGATACGGATCTGCGTCTGTTCGGAAAACCCGGAGTCTCGGGCAGGCGGCGCATGGGAGTGGCCGTGGCCCGGGCGGAGACTCTGGACGCCGCGCTGGAAAAGGCCGGCCGGGCAGCCGCCGCCGTTACGGTCAGGCTCTGA
- a CDS encoding DUF2059 domain-containing protein has product MKRLILTLCLVLACGTAYSGEKEHRALAEELIKITDGDKVMDGMKAQVSMVFQQITSQMNVQEADKPKLEKYTKRFEDILKEDMDWGKVRTQYVDLYTGTFTEKEIKSLVDFYKSDLGKKVSEKMPELMQKSMLVARTHMEIVVPKLEALTEEMRKEFEPAAPAAPAGAAPAKSEKEAPKKSAPKKDSKKD; this is encoded by the coding sequence ATGAAACGACTGATTCTGACCCTGTGCCTGGTTCTGGCTTGCGGTACCGCCTACAGCGGTGAAAAGGAGCATCGCGCTCTGGCCGAGGAACTGATCAAAATCACCGACGGCGACAAGGTCATGGACGGCATGAAGGCCCAGGTCAGCATGGTTTTCCAGCAGATCACCTCCCAGATGAACGTTCAGGAGGCGGATAAGCCCAAACTGGAAAAATACACCAAGCGCTTCGAGGACATCCTCAAGGAAGATATGGACTGGGGCAAGGTCCGGACCCAGTATGTGGATCTGTACACGGGCACCTTCACCGAGAAGGAAATCAAGTCGCTGGTGGATTTCTACAAGTCCGACCTGGGCAAGAAGGTTTCGGAGAAGATGCCCGAGCTCATGCAGAAGAGCATGCTCGTGGCCCGCACGCACATGGAGATCGTGGTGCCCAAGCTGGAAGCCCTGACTGAGGAAATGCGCAAGGAATTCGAGCCCGCCGCGCCTGCCGCTCCGGCCGGGGCCGCGCCCGCGAAATCCGAAAAGGAAGCGCCCAAGAAGAGCGCCCCGAAGAAAGACTCCAAGAAAGATTAG